Genomic window (Primulina eburnea isolate SZY01 chromosome 8, ASM2296580v1, whole genome shotgun sequence):
TGCCGATAACCGAAGAAGGCCTTTGGAATTTGAAGTTGGAGAtcatgtatttgtaaaaattGCCCCTCTCAAAGGCATTATGAGATTTGGCAGGAAAGGAAAGCTGAGCCCAAGATTTATCGGCCCATTTGAAATTTTGGACAGGATAGGAGAAAGAGCATATTTTCTAGCCTTACCGTCGGATTTGGATAGAGTCCACAATGTATTTCACGTCTCAATGCTCAGAAAGTACATCTCGAACCCTTACCATGTTCTCAAACATGAAGCGTTGGACCTGATGCCGAACTTGACTTATCAAGAATTACCAATCCAGATTTTAGATCGCAAGGTTAAAGTACTAAGGAATAAGGAGATCGACATTATCAAGATTCTTTGGCGTAATCAGTTGGTTGAAGAAGcaacgtgggaaccagaggaggaAATGAAGCAGCGATATCCTGAGTTATTCGTACAGTAATagcaatttcggggacgaaatttcttaAGGAGGAGAGAATTGTAACGCCCAGACATTTGTATGCATATGATGTAAGGTAATGATTATGATTAAGTATGGTCATTAtccattttatgatttattatgatgattttttGGGGATATGTGATTtaatggtgatggtttatggTTTTAAGGTATGATATGGATGGTATGGAATGATATAGAATGAAACAGAGAATgtatgggtagaatagaaagttgataTTTAGCCAAATAAGTAATAGAAGTGCTAAAATGGTATGaaactgtggcagtagttgtggttttttgcttaatgttttgtatattgatccaaatgatgtgaggccactttcattataaagataagaaataaggctataactttcttattttgagttttgtccaaatcattgtggaagactagccgaaagcgccccgaagtgtgtcgtgtgtatcgtcGTTACTCCAATgtcacatgttgggagatttagcataactttttgCTCAGACCTTCAAATGGCCTGAAATCAGTGGTAGATTCAAGAAACGACATAGGGCTACTACTTTCTATTTTACtatttttccaaattatgatgggaagaggcgtttcggagGCTGTGCGcagagcggcgcccgagcggtaagaaactaccgcCTGCGCGCCACTGGTTCTGAAATTTTGTGTTTCGGACAGAAACGTCCGCGCTAGGGCAGTAatatatgaccgcccgagcgcccagTACAGTACAAAAGCGTGTTTTGGGTGTTTTAAGGTATAAAATCGGTTGAGACTCTCGTTTTCCTCATTTCCCTTCTCCTCATTTCTATTCTCCAGCGATTCTTAGCTAGGGTTCTTCATAATTTTCTTCTTCTCTCATTCAATCAAGCAATTAATCTTCAATCCGGAGTTGGAACTTCATCTTTTTAGTGAAAGGAGCAAAGGTAAGTGGTTTCTCTTCTTGTTCTTGAGTTATTGTAGATGGTGAAGTTGGGGGATGATAGTTGTGATTGTTGTATTGGATTAAATGATCATCTAATGTTGTTATTTTGGTGTTGATGGTTAGTTATTGCGTTTATTATTGTAGGATCACCATCAAGATTTAGGAAAACAAGTGCtccaagtgtagtaagtggaatcatttcttcaatgcatcacatgatcctatatgtatgtgctttgatgattttatgatgttaactcctttcaaattccattcatgatatatatatatatatatatatatatatatatatatatatgtatatatatatatatatatatatatgtatatatatatatatatatatatatgtatatatatatatatatatatatatatatatatatatatatatatatatatatatatggtagtGCAATTATATGCATTTTGATTGAAAGGAGTTAAACTTTTCAAGATGCCTCTAATGTGCTTGATAAAATGCTTGAATGAAGTTTTATAAGAttgaatgattggattgatagtgatagtagCGGTTTTGCCTCTGGCAATTCTAAATCCGCAATGTAATTGGCCAATTAACGATGAAAACATGTGCTCTCTTATAAGATGCATTTTATGCAGAGGTACGTGTCCCTCCTATAAGATTCGTTTTAACGAAGAGGGTTTGCAATGAATGAACTATCTTATAAGAACTATCAATTCTTCAgttgatcaatgaaatgaatatcatccctatgtattgttgtattatgattcttgacGGATGATATTAATGGTGATTCGACGTTTATGAAATGAGATGGATAAtgttttcaagaaaatgaaattgaggCTATCCCTTTTATGTTTTACAATAAAATGATATGTATGTATCTTGTTAGTATTGattccatttgctgagttttatactcattctagttatgttcatgtgatgcaggcacAGGTAAGAAAGACTGATCATCCCTGAGTTGTCGTAGCGAGAGAAGGGAATATGCCAAACTTTGGAGATTTTGAATGGATGTTATTTTGTTATTGTCAAGCTTTTGGCTAGTTTGGAAAACATTGAAAATCTTGTTTTGCGCTTTTATTTTGGCAAGATGTGTAGATACTTTACTTACTGGTAtctaatgtatatgaaaatctttTGCTTGTGTATTATGTGTTGTTTGAGACAGGTGGCATGTCTTATTTACGGGGAGATGCTgcccaaattttttttagattaaCACAATTTCtccaaatatattttaaagctTCCACACTAATTACGCATTTTAGTCACGAGTGTTAcaactatcgaatctaaggttccaactcctagatgcctgctttagaccataattAGATATCTGAAGTTTGCaaaccatatgctcacttccgacagatgtaaacccttcaggttgagacatgtaaatctcttccttaatatccccattaagaaaggttgtcttagcatccatctgccatatctcatagtcataccgtGCAGCTATGGCCAgtaatatccttatagacttgaacattgcaactggagaaaaagtttcatcaaagtcaactccttgtctttgagtatatccttttgcaaccaatcgcgccttgaaggtcaataccttcccatccgccccaagtttcctcttgtaaatccatttacaccttatgggaacagttccctcgtgtggatccacaagattccacacttggttcaaaTGCAtgaaattcatctcagattccattgctctAAGACTGATCATCCCTGAGTTGTCGAAGCGAGAGAAGGGAATATGCCAAACTTTGGAGATTTTGAATGGAAGTTATTTTGTTATTGTCAAGCTTTTGGTTAGTTTGGAAAACATTGAAAATCTTGTTTTGCGCTTTGATTTTGGCAAGATGTGTAGATACTTTACTTACTGGTAtctaatgtatatgaaaatctttTGCTTGTGTATTATGTGTTGTTTGAGACAGGTGGCatgtcctatttacggggagatgctgcccaaattttttttagattaaCACATTTTCTCCAAATATATGTTAAAGCTTCCGTACTAATTACGCAATTTAGTCATGAGTGTTATATTTAGTGGTATTTGAGCAGATATTTTCGGACCAATGATTTGGCATATGAATTCCTCTGCTGTCGACAATTCGGTATGTATGTACCTGCATCATTTGATATAATATGGATGTGTAGCCtcaataattatgatatgttatgaatgGAAATGGTTTTAAACTAACATGTATCATAGGATCATGCCGCCTAAGCGTAAAGCACCAGAAGGGGAGGATAGTTCATCATCTAAAGTGGTTGGTGAATTTAGCAAATTACTGAAAGAACATGCCAAGGTACATGGCGAGCAAATTCAGCAGCTCTTACGGATGCATAATGCAGGGCGAGGGAGAGAGAGAGAGCAGGTGAGGCCCGAGCCCGGTAGTGAAGGCGCATACGAAAGATTTCGTAAGATGAAGCCACCAGAATTCGAGGGAAGCACTGATCCCATGGTTGCCTTGGAATGGGTCAAAGGTGTAGAGGCCATTTATGATTATCTGCAGTTTGATGATAAAGATCGAGTTAGTTGTGCCATCTTTCTACTGACCAAGACGGCGAGGACTTGGTGGGACGCCACCAAGATATCAGTTAATGTCTCGGCACTCAAGTGGCAGGATTTTAAAGATTTATTCTAAGACAAATATTTTCCTCGAGATGTTCGAAGTCAGAAAGTGAAGGAATTTCTAGAACTGAAGCAAGGAAATATGTCAATGCAAGGGTATATTCTCAATTTTGAAGAGGGGTGTTATTGGATCTTCAGAGGAGCGAGATCGCTATGGTAGAGCAAGGGACCATCGCTAGACTTTCAGCTTTGGTTATTCGAACTACGTTGACAGATAGGATACGACGGGAGCAACCTAATGACAATCAGTTGATGAAATTGCGATCTAAAGCCGATGAGAAAGGAAATACAGAGTTTGCGATGAACACTGATGATTTGTTAACGTTTAGAGGTCGGATATGTGTTCCAAGTGGTGATGACATTCGACGGGATGTTTTAgcagaggcacataccgcgctatactcgatacatccaggtagcaCAAAGACGTATCAGGATCTCCGACgtctctactggtggccaggtatgaaaagtGACATCGCAAAGTTTATATCagaatgtctaacatgtcagcaggtaaagattgagcatcaAAGACCTGCAGGAACTTTGAAATCCCTCCCAATACctcaatggaagtgggagcacatcactatggactttgtgacggGACTTCCAAGAACATCAAAGGGTTACAACTCCATTTGGTTGATTGTTGACAGGTTAaccaagtcggctcattttctTCCCGTCAAGATGACGTTTACAATGAACCAGTATGCTGAAGCTTATGTAGCTGAGATtgtgagacttcatggtatCCCTGTGTCAATTGTATCTGACCGTGACCCGAGGTTTAATTCCGAattttggaagagcttgcacAGATCCTTGGGCACCAGGTTGCCTTTTAGCAcaacttatcatcctcagagtgatgggcagtcagagagggtgattcagattcttgaaGATATGCTACGAGCCTGCACGATTGATTTtcctggtagttgggattctaaattgccacttgcgGAATTTACttataacaatagttatcaaacgacgattggcatggcaccaaACGAGGCATTGTATGGCAGAAAATGTAGGTGACCGTTgaattgggatgaagtcggtgaaagaaagatgttaggaccagaattggttcaacagacagctgatgtgatTACTTTAATCCAGGATAGGATGAAGACGGCCCAAACCAGACAGAAAAGTTATGCCGATAACCGAAGAAGGCCTTTGGAATTTGAAGTTGGAGAtcatgtatttgtaaaaattGCCCCTCTCAAAGGCATTATGAGATTTGGTAGGAAAGGAAAACTGAGCCCAAGATTTATCGGCCCATTTGAAATTCTGGACAGGATAGGAGAAAGAGCATATCGTATAGCCTTACCGCCGGATTTGGATAGAGTCCACAATGTATTTCACGTCTCAATGCTCAGAAAGTACATCTCGAACCCTTCCCCTGTTCTCAAACATGAAGCGTTGGACCTGATGCCGAACTTGACTTATCAAGAATTACCAATCCAGATTTTAGATCGCAAGGTTAAAGTACTAAGGAATAAGGAGATCGGCATTATCAAGAATCTTTGGCGTAATCAGTTGGTTGAAGAAGcaacgtgggaaccagaggaggaAATGAAGCAGCGATATCCTGAGTTATTCGTACAGTAATAGCAATTTCGGGGACAAAATTTCTTAAGGAGGAGAGAATCGTATCGCCCAGACATTTGTATGCATATGATGTAAGGTAATGATTATGATTAAGTATGGTCATTAtccattttatgatttattatgatgaTTGTTTGGGGATATGTGATTtaatggtgatggtttatggTTTTAAGGTATGATATGGATGGTATGGAATGATATAGAATGAAACAGAGAATgtatgggtagaatagaaagttgataTTTAGCCAAATAAGTAATAGAAGTGCTAAAATTGTATGaaactgtggcagtagttgtggtttttagcttaatgttttgtatattgatccaaatgatgtGAGGCCATTTTCATTataaagataagatataaggctataactttcttattttgagttttgatccAAAcgaaagcgccccgaagtgtgtcgtgtgtatcgtcGTTACTCCAATgtcacatgttgggagatttagcataactttttgCTCAGACCTTCAAATGGCCTGAAATCAGTGTGAGATTCAAGACACGACATAGGGCTACTACTTTCTATTTACtatttttccaaattatgatgggaagaggcgtttcggagGCTGTGCGcagagcggcgcccgagcggtaagaaactaccgcCTGCGCGCCACTGGTTCTGAAATTTTGTGTTTCGGACAGAAACGTCCGCGCTAGGGCAGTAatatatgaccgcccgagcgcccagTACAGTACAAAAGCGTGTTTTGGGTGTTTTAAGGTATAAAATCGGTTGAGACTCTCGTTTTTCTCATTTCCCTTCTCCTCATTTCTCTTCTCCATCGATTCTTAGCTATGGTTCTTCATAATTTTCTTCTTCTCTCATTCAATCAAGCAATTAATCTTCAATCCGGAGTTGGAACTTCATCTATTTAGTGAAAGGAGCAAAGGTAAGTGGTTTCTCTTCTTGTTCTTGAGTTATTGTAGATGGTGAAGTTGGGGGATGATAGTTGTGATTGTTGTATTGGATTAAATGATCATCTAATGTTGTTTTTTTGGTGTTGATGGTTAGTTATTGCGTTTATTATTGTAGGATCACCGTCAAGATTTAGGAAAACAAGTGCtccaagtgtagtaagtggaatcaTTTCTTTAATGCATCACATGATCCTATATGTATGTgctttgatgattttatgatgttaactcctttcaaattccattcatgatacatacatatatatatatatatatatatatatatatatatatgtatgtatgtatatgtatatatggtagTGCAATTATATGCATTTTGATTGAAAGGAGTTAAACTTTTCAAGATGCCTCTAATGTGCTTGATAAAATGCTTGAATGAAGTTTTATAAGAttgaatgattggattgatagtgatagtagCGGTTTTGCCTCTGGCAATTCTAAATCCGCAATGTAATTGGCCAATTAACGATGAAAATATGTGCTCTCTTATAAGATGCATTTTATGCAGAGGTACGTGTCCCTCCTATAAGATTCGTTTTAACGAAGAAGGTTAGTAATGAATGAACTATCTTATAAGAACTATCAATTCTTCAgttgatcaatgaaatgaatataatccctatgtattgttgtattatgattcttgacggatgatatttgtagtatcccgatgcctaaattgagtaattattggattaattatattctgcgagttcggaaggaacgaaccaggatcggaccgtccgaagaggttcggatcgtccgaagtgggttcggatggaccgttcggttcggtgtcagaccgagtcttgtcaacagtagaccgtgtcagggttcggatcgtccgaagaggttcggatcgtccgaagacaggtggctggacacgtggaagacatgcagagttcggaacgtccgaagtggatcggatcgtccgaagtgcacaggatcggatcttccgaagtggatcggatcgtccgatcgtcgtctataaatagaggcgcgaggcttcacttttcaattaccaattccgagagttccagagcgttttagtcgtttctgatgggtttctagcttttcccgaggttcgggcactagcagggagctactggctttgtagcggagctgtgctctagttgggagctagcggcatcagtgggctgactacggacgcaggtatggttctaggttcccttgagatttggaagtatctattagtctagttaaggcttttagatgtggtttagtgatatggtatcacttgggttgtaggcttgattctagggctgattgctaggatctactggtttga
Coding sequences:
- the LOC140839110 gene encoding uncharacterized protein, yielding MPPKRKAPEGEDSSSSKVVGEFSKLLKEHAKVHGEQIQQLLRMHNAGRGREREQVRPEPGSEGAYERFRKMKPPEFEGSTDPMVALEWVKGVEAIYDYLQFDDKDRRSEIAMVEQGTIARLSALVIRTTLTDRIRREQPNDNQLMKLRSKADEKGNTEFAMNTDDLLTFRGRICVPSGDDIRRDVLAEAHTALYSIHPGSTKTYQDLRRLYWWPGMKSDIAKFISECLTCQQVKIEHQRPAGTLKSLPIPQWKWEHITMDFVTGLPRTSKGYNSIWLIVDRLTKSAHFLPVKMTFTMNQYAEAYVAEIVRLHGIPVSIDRMKTAQTRQKSYADNRRRPLEFEVGDHVFVKIAPLKGIMRFGRKGKLSPRFIGPFEILDRIGERAYRIALPPDLDRVHNVFHVSMLRKYISNPSPVLKHEALDLMPNLTYQELPIQILDRKVKVLRNKEIGIIKNLWRNQLVEEATWEPEEEMKQRYPELFVQ